The Leadbetterella byssophila DSM 17132 DNA window GGTGGTGAAACCTCAGCTCCTGCAGCATCCACTGAGTCCCGTGATAAATCAGATTCTGAGATCTTATACTTCCGCGAGGAACCTAAGTCTGAGGAACCTGAAATCGTGAAGATTGAAACCACCATTCCAGGACCAAAGGTGTTAGGTAAGATAGATTTGAATGCTCGTGGAGAAGTTAAGATCCAACCCATTGCAGAGCCAGAACCGGAAGAGGAAAAAGCTCCTGAGCCGGTTGTTGAGAAGGTTCCAGAACCTGTAGTAGAAGAGAAGAAACCGGAGCCAGTTGTAGAAAAGGTTCCTGAACCTGTAGTGGAAGAAAAGAAACCAGAGCCGGAACCCGTTGTAGAAAAGGTTCCAGAACCTGTAGTGGAAGAAAAGAAACCGGAACCGGTAATAGAAAAGGCTCCAGAGCCAGTGGTGGTTAAAAAAGAGGAACCAGTGAAACCTGAAGAGACAGAAGTCATCAAGGCTCAAGGAGATAAACTTCAGGGCTTAGTGGTATTAGGTAAGATAGATCTTCCTGTGGAGAAAAAGCACAGCAAAGAAGACCTCAAACAGAAGAGAAAACGCAAACGTGTAATCGTGGGAGGAGAAAAAGTAGGTGATACTTCTTCGAAATCTAACTTTGACACCTTTAAACCTAGAACTGACGGTCCTAAAACCGACAAGCCGGCTCAAGGAAAAACCTTTGAGAACAAGCCTGCTTCAGGTAACAACAATAACAAGAAGGATAACAACAAGAAAGATAAGCGTGATCGTAGAGAGATCGTATCTGATAGTGATGTAAAAGATAGCATCAAGTCTACTCTATCCCGTATGCACAGCAAAGGCAATGACTTTGGTGCGAAATACAGAAAAGAAAAACGTAGACACAGAGCTGAAGCTCAAGATGCCAGAGATCAAAGAGAACTGGAAGAAAGCGGAATCTTAAAGGTTACCGAATTTATTTCAGCCGCAGAACTAGCGTCTTTGATGAACGTTTCTGTAAATGAAGTTATCGCGGCCTGTATGAGAATGGGGATCTTTGCCTCTATCAACCAGCGTTTGGATGCAGAAACCATACAGATTGTAGCCCTTGAGTTCAACTATGAAGTAGAATTCATTTCAGCAGAGGAGGAAGTAAACTTCGACATGGCTGAGGAAGTAGATGCAGAAGAGGATCTACAGACTCGTGCACCTATTGTAACCATCATGGGTCACGTTGACCACGGTAAAACATCCTTACTTGACTATATACGTAGAGCGAAAGTAGCCAGTGGTGAAGCAGGTGGTATCACTCAGCACATTGGTGCTTACTCTGTGAAAATCAAAGAAGGTCCAAACAAAGGTAAGTCTATCACCTTCTTGGATACACCTGGTCACGAAGCCTTTACCGCCATGCGTGCCCGTGGTGCTAAGATCACTGACGTGGTTATCATCGTTATCTCTGCTGATGATAGCGTGATGCCTCAAACGAGAGAAGCCATCAACCACGCACAGAACGCAGGAGTGCCTATCGTATTTGCATTGAACAAAATAGATAAGCCTAATGCTAATCCGGACAAAATCCGTGAAGACCTTGCTAAAGAAAACATCCTAGTGGAAAGCTGGGGCGGTAAATTCCAAGAGCAGGAAGTTTCTGCAAAATCAGGTATTGGTGTAGATGATCTACTTGACAAAGTATTACTAGAAGCTGAACTTCTTGAACTAAAAGCTAATCCAAATAGAAATGCTGTTGGTACTGTGATAGAAGCTTCTTTGGATAAAGGAAAGGGATATGTATCCACTATCTTAGTTGAAACGGGTACCTTGAAAGTAGGAGATATCGTACTAGCAGGTCAGTATTTTGGTAGAGTAAGAGCCATGATTAATGATCTAGGTACAAGGATCAAAGAAGCCGGACCTTCTATTCCGGTTCAGATCTTAGGTCTACCGGGTGCTCCACAAGCAGGTGATAAATTCAACGTGATGGAATCTGAAAGAGAGGCCAGAGAGATCGCTAACAAGCGTGAACAGTTGAACCGTGAGATGAGTATCCGTGCTAAGAAACATATTACCCTGGATGAGATAGGTAGAAGAAAGGCCATTGGAACCTTCAAGGAATTGAACATTATCATCAAAGGTGACGTGGACGGTTCTGTAGAGGCACTAGCTGACTCCCTATTGAAATTATCTACTGATGAGGTTCAGGTGAATATCATCCATAAAGGAGTAGGACAAATATCAGAATCTGATG harbors:
- the infB gene encoding translation initiation factor IF-2, which translates into the protein MAEEKMMRLSQAAKKLNVGIAKVIEILGSAGHRIDNNPNAKLAYDQLEILAKELDSPDLLGGETSAPAASTESRDKSDSEILYFREEPKSEEPEIVKIETTIPGPKVLGKIDLNARGEVKIQPIAEPEPEEEKAPEPVVEKVPEPVVEEKKPEPVVEKVPEPVVEEKKPEPEPVVEKVPEPVVEEKKPEPVIEKAPEPVVVKKEEPVKPEETEVIKAQGDKLQGLVVLGKIDLPVEKKHSKEDLKQKRKRKRVIVGGEKVGDTSSKSNFDTFKPRTDGPKTDKPAQGKTFENKPASGNNNNKKDNNKKDKRDRREIVSDSDVKDSIKSTLSRMHSKGNDFGAKYRKEKRRHRAEAQDARDQRELEESGILKVTEFISAAELASLMNVSVNEVIAACMRMGIFASINQRLDAETIQIVALEFNYEVEFISAEEEVNFDMAEEVDAEEDLQTRAPIVTIMGHVDHGKTSLLDYIRRAKVASGEAGGITQHIGAYSVKIKEGPNKGKSITFLDTPGHEAFTAMRARGAKITDVVIIVISADDSVMPQTREAINHAQNAGVPIVFALNKIDKPNANPDKIREDLAKENILVESWGGKFQEQEVSAKSGIGVDDLLDKVLLEAELLELKANPNRNAVGTVIEASLDKGKGYVSTILVETGTLKVGDIVLAGQYFGRVRAMINDLGTRIKEAGPSIPVQILGLPGAPQAGDKFNVMESEREAREIANKREQLNREMSIRAKKHITLDEIGRRKAIGTFKELNIIIKGDVDGSVEALADSLLKLSTDEVQVNIIHKGVGQISESDVTLASAADAIVVGFQVRPSNNARKIAENEQIEIRLYSIIYDAINEIKDAMEGLLAPKEEEVVTGNIEVREIFKISKVGTIAGSYVTDGYVNRKNKVRIIREGIVLHEGEIAQLKRFKDDVAEVRAGYECGISIHKFNDIQIGDIIESFEIRELKRSL